The following coding sequences lie in one Variovorax terrae genomic window:
- the wecB gene encoding non-hydrolyzing UDP-N-acetylglucosamine 2-epimerase: MRKIITIVGARPQLVKAAALSRALAARAVFQEVIIHTGQHYDENMSDIFFKQMHIPTPHYNLGIGGGSHGEMTGRQLEKIEALIIKEKPELMVVYGDTNSTLAGALAAVKLQIPIAHVEAGLRSFNRKMPEEINRIVTDHISDILFAPTDKARKNLESEGRPQNSIHIVGDVMYDAAIFYAKLSKMPEKLEGISRDKFILCTIHRAENTDDPSRLRSIFEGLGSIDALVVLPLHPRTRKKLNEFGIPIPRNVYIMEPVGYLEMIWLEQNCKLIVTDSGGVQKEAYFHQKPCITLRDETEWTELVDIGINTLTGASSEKISKALLNSNFDEDLFAQKPYGDGNSATKIAAILEEFR; the protein is encoded by the coding sequence ATGCGGAAGATTATTACAATTGTTGGTGCTCGCCCTCAGCTTGTCAAGGCAGCGGCGCTATCGCGCGCTCTTGCTGCGCGCGCTGTATTTCAAGAAGTAATTATTCACACAGGTCAGCATTATGATGAAAATATGTCAGATATTTTCTTCAAGCAAATGCACATTCCTACGCCCCACTACAATTTAGGAATTGGAGGAGGAAGTCACGGAGAAATGACAGGGCGACAGCTGGAAAAAATTGAAGCGCTAATAATCAAAGAAAAACCCGAGTTAATGGTAGTTTACGGAGATACCAATTCAACGCTTGCAGGAGCGCTGGCGGCAGTGAAACTCCAAATACCTATTGCTCATGTAGAGGCAGGGCTAAGATCTTTCAATCGAAAAATGCCAGAAGAGATTAACCGGATAGTAACCGATCATATATCAGATATACTATTTGCCCCGACAGATAAAGCACGGAAAAACCTGGAATCTGAAGGAAGGCCCCAAAACTCTATCCACATTGTTGGTGACGTCATGTATGACGCCGCCATTTTCTACGCAAAACTCTCTAAGATGCCGGAAAAGCTCGAAGGCATCTCAAGAGACAAATTTATACTCTGCACTATTCATCGAGCTGAGAATACGGATGATCCATCTCGCCTCCGGTCCATCTTTGAAGGATTAGGAAGCATCGATGCACTTGTGGTGCTCCCACTCCACCCAAGAACGAGGAAAAAATTGAATGAATTTGGCATTCCAATTCCTCGCAATGTTTATATTATGGAGCCAGTTGGTTATTTGGAAATGATCTGGCTTGAGCAAAACTGCAAACTAATAGTCACGGATTCAGGAGGTGTTCAAAAAGAAGCCTACTTTCATCAAAAACCGTGCATTACTCTTAGAGATGAGACTGAGTGGACAGAGCTTGTTGACATTGGTATTAATACATTGACAGGAGCATCATCCGAGAAAATTTCAAAAGCATTATTGAATTCAAATTTTGATGAGGATTTATTCGCTCAGAAGCCATATGGAGATGGGAATTCAGCAACAAAAATCGCAGCAATACTTGAAGAATTTCGGTAA
- a CDS encoding GNAT family N-acetyltransferase: MEISKQCCETVAIRTKTENIAQSFTNSIFEESWWLDAVAPGRWGKAEIKSNGSSIAILPYVQDKTGPFRLIRMPSLTQTLGPWISEKIRVNTASSKEAAVIDELVGMLPKHDYFMQRMHHSFSNWLPLYWQNFEQTTLYTYIIREQETKDLVFKNMQPRIKNAIKKWEHEGGVSVFQSDDIEQFLILHEKTFLRQGRSLPYRKDLVRRLDTACAARGARKIYFGKDSQGNIHAAAYIVNDANYSYYLMSGSDPLLRESNALTFCLWEAIKGALDGGRKFDFEGSMIKPIEFYFRGFGPSRTAYSKIWKHKNNFTKALYNIRSTLRR, translated from the coding sequence ATGGAAATATCAAAGCAGTGTTGTGAGACGGTAGCTATTAGAACGAAAACCGAGAACATAGCACAGAGCTTTACCAATTCAATCTTTGAAGAGTCGTGGTGGCTAGATGCTGTTGCCCCCGGCCGCTGGGGAAAAGCAGAGATAAAAAGCAATGGCAGCAGCATTGCAATATTGCCTTATGTCCAAGATAAAACAGGCCCATTTCGACTAATTCGAATGCCTTCCTTGACACAAACCCTGGGTCCATGGATTAGCGAAAAAATCAGGGTGAACACAGCAAGCTCAAAAGAGGCTGCAGTGATAGATGAGCTTGTAGGAATGCTTCCTAAGCACGATTACTTCATGCAACGCATGCATCATTCATTTTCGAACTGGCTACCGTTATATTGGCAAAATTTTGAGCAGACAACTTTATATACATACATCATTAGAGAGCAAGAAACAAAAGATCTTGTTTTCAAAAACATGCAACCGAGAATAAAAAATGCAATAAAGAAGTGGGAGCATGAAGGTGGAGTTTCTGTTTTTCAGAGCGACGACATTGAGCAATTTTTGATTTTGCATGAAAAGACTTTTTTACGGCAAGGCAGATCTTTACCGTACAGAAAAGATCTAGTACGACGCCTTGATACCGCATGCGCAGCACGCGGAGCAAGAAAAATTTATTTTGGAAAAGACTCACAGGGAAATATTCATGCTGCAGCGTATATAGTTAATGATGCGAACTATAGCTATTATTTGATGTCAGGATCTGATCCTCTTCTACGAGAAAGTAATGCTCTCACTTTCTGCTTATGGGAAGCAATTAAAGGTGCCCTAGATGGGGGACGGAAGTTTGATTTCGAAGGTTCAATGATAAAGCCCATCGAGTTTTATTTTCGCGGCTTTGGTCCATCACGTACCGCTTATTCAAAAATATGGAAACACAAGAATAACTTTACCAAAGCACTCTACAACATTCGCTCAACACTTCGCAGATAG